In Cytophagia bacterium CHB2, the DNA window TCGTTGATCTCGGTTTTGTAGCCGGCTTTATTGAAAATTTTTTGCTGTGAGACGGCATTGCTTTTTTGCGTAAACGCGCCGGTCTGCACCGTGTAGGATATCTTGGGGCTTTTGGTTTTGCGTTCCGTCTTCGCTGGAGGCGCTTTCGGCAGGGACTCAAGATCCTCGCGCGCAAATGCCGTCATCGGCGCTTCCGGGTATTTCTCCACGAATGCCGTCAATTCCTCGCGCGCTTGGGCATTCTCGCCCAAAATGGCCAGCGCTTTGGCTGCGTGATATTCAGCGGTTGCGGTCAGTGGCGACCCGGGATGCGCTTGCGCCAGGGCCAAATAGGCGTCACGCGCGCGATGATAACTGCCGCGGGCAAAATAGTATTGCCCAACACGATACTGTGCGCGCACCGCGTACTCGGAAGAGCTGAATTTTTTGATCAGCTCTTGAAATTTTGGCAATGCGGTTTCAGCGTTTTCTTCGAGGAAAGCGCTATAGTAGGCGACGAGGGCGGAGTTGGGCGACTGGCGCCGGGCTTCCTGCACACGCGCGCGCGCCGTGGTTAAATCATTGGCGGCGAGCAGAGACAGAATTTCAGACTCGGAGATTTGAGCAGGCACAACGGCGGGCAACAACATCACGAACAGGCAGGCGCACAGGAACCACGGAAATTTCTGCATTCAAACACCTCCGCATTGAAATCCGATGGTAAAAAAACAAACAGCGGGTTGATGCTGCCACCAACCCGCTGCGTTTATGGCAACGCTGCTTCAGCTTGCGGGCGTATTCGCCTCATCAGAAGCGGGTGCAGGCGGGGCTGCCACGGACTGAGACGCCACAGCTTCATTCGCAGCAAAAGCGGCTTCAAAGGCAGCTTGCTCTTCCGGCGAGAGGCTTTCCGCAGGCGCGCCAGCTTCCGGCGAGTCTCCGCCTTCTGCTTTCTTGCCTTTCTTGCCTTTGCGCTTGCCGCCCTCGGCGTCCGTGCCTTCTTTGGTCAAGCGTTCCGACAAGATAATCTTTTTGCTGTCTTTGTTGAATTCGATCACGACCAGCTCGAGCGTGTCGCCGACGGCGTAGCCGTCCGCGGGCTTGGTCAAATTCGGCTTGGCCAGATGCGACATCGGCACAAAGCCATCGACTTCCGCCGGCAATTCCACAATCACGCCTTTGTCGATCATGCGCACGATTTTTCCCGCGGTTTTGGTGTGCACGCCGTAATCCTTCTCGAACACATCCCACGGGTTTTCTTTCGTCTGCTTATA includes these proteins:
- a CDS encoding tetratricopeptide repeat protein translates to MQKFPWFLCACLFVMLLPAVVPAQISESEILSLLAANDLTTARARVQEARRQSPNSALVAYYSAFLEENAETALPKFQELIKKFSSSEYAVRAQYRVGQYYFARGSYHRARDAYLALAQAHPGSPLTATAEYHAAKALAILGENAQAREELTAFVEKYPEAPMTAFAREDLESLPKAPPAKTERKTKSPKISYTVQTGAFTQKSNAVSQQKIFNKAGYKTEINEKRDGNKKYYAVWVGKFSSRDDARAFADKLNRKHKVKGSVVQRED
- a CDS encoding S1 RNA-binding domain-containing protein — encoded protein: IEQKYPIGSRQKGVVRNLTNFGAFVELEEGIDGLVHISDLSWTKKIRHPGEVVKKGDEVDVVVLNVDKGNRRISLGYKQTKENPWDVFEKDYGVHTKTAGKIVRMIDKGVIVELPAEVDGFVPMSHLAKPNLTKPADGYAVGDTLELVVIEFNKDSKKIILSERLTKEGTDAEGGKRKGKKGKKAEGGDSPEAGAPAESLSPEEQAAFEAAFAANEAVASQSVAAPPAPASDEANTPAS